In bacterium, the DNA window GATAGCTATAAAAAAGATTAAAAGGGCAGAAAATATCGGAGAGACAAATGGTATACTCTTAGCCGCCCTGAATAAAAACGAAATAATCAGCCCTTTGTCTGCAAGATTAACAGCAGGAGATATAATCTGTGAAATGAGCGGGAACAATATCCCTATACTAAAGGCTTCAGTAAAGCCATAGAGTAGTCCTAATAGGATAAGGATAGTTATCATTCTAAGGCGTTGCCTGAAAAAGTAAAACAGGGCATCCTTTGATTTTGCTGTCAATCTATACTTCTTATTATCCATTCATTTACCTTTTCTATTCTCTCCTATGGAGTGCGGTAGCTTGCTACCGCTTTTACTTCTAATTCGTGGCTAAAATGTAGATGTAATCCCCACACCCCGTAATAGTGAATGAGCTAACTCTCTGGAGAATGGTAGACACCAGGGAATCTCTGCTTTGAAAATCGGGATACTTGCCGTAAGGCGTCCAAAGAAGTCCAACCGACGCTGAAGATATTTCCTTTCCTGCAACCACTGTACCCTTGGGAAAGCCATTAAGTAAAGTATGGTCATGGAGCGAGAAAGTCGTTCCAGTTTTAGCTCTTTGCAATCATGCGAAGGGTAGGGAATGACAATTCCTGCCAGCGGCGGCATAGAGCTATCATCATCTATTTTAACACCAATCCGGCCATCAGGCAGCGTTTCACTGGAAACCACCGCAGAAAGCCCTTCAGCGAGTGATTCAGCAATATCCTTGTGCAGCCGTATTTGCCCTGTTCCTGGAAAGCAGCAAAAGCCCGTTCCATTTGCCTGAAGACGCAATAGGTCGTCAGTGATAAACCGGCCACCATTTGCACAGAGTAATGCGGCAAGGGTAGACTTCCCCATTCCTGGACCACCAACAAATGCAAGTGCCGAGCTACCAATCATTACCGCACTGGCGTGCAAGACACACTCACCAGCTAAGGTGAGGATAGAGGCGATTATATTACCCTCTAACAACAACCCGGCTATCTCAGAACAGACACCATCAAAGAGATGGACATAGACCGAGTGCAGGTTATAGTCAATCCAAAACTCGCACATCTGGTGAGAGCAATAGATATATCCAGTGCCCGTATCAGTAACTGTATAACCACGGCCGTTGCCAAGGTCTATCTTTGCCAGAATCTCTCCTGCTGATACACAATCAGAACCTGTTTTGCCTTTGCCCCAGCGCACCTCTATATCATACGGAGGCAGGGCACTTTGAGCTATAGGCGAATGCAGCCCAACTTCAGAATAGACGCGCAGTCCGTAAAGATTATATACTTGGGCTAAATCCTTCATCAGCGTTCAACCTCCATAAGCGTTCATAAGTTTAAAATGGTATCGAATATTGAATCTAGAATATTGAATGTAGAATTATGAAGTTTTGGTATTCTTCTGTTTGGCTGTTTTTATACTTGTTGCAAAGATCGAAATCAACTCATTATTTTCATCGATCAAGGACTCAAGTTTTGATGGAGACTTCATAAGACTTGCCCTTACAATCATAAGCAACCATATCCTTGTTTCTCGCAATTCTTTAAGGCATACTTTCATCTTGTGGATAAAATCAGCCCGAGATTCTGCGCTTTGAGCTTCACCATAATTGGGAGCAGGGGAGGTGCCACAACGAATGAGCTGACCTGCAATGTGATTTCCTACTTTTGTCTTTGGCAAAGATTCCGCTACACGAATAATACGGACGGCAAAATCTATTAAACGCTCTTCAAGATCAAATACTTTACTTTCTTTCAACATTCCTCCTCCTTTCTTCAATATTCCTTCTACATTCAATATTCTACATTCTACATTCAATATTCGATATTTTTCATTTTATGTTGTAAACTTTTGACTAATAACTGCTATACATTTTTTTTGCAATGACTGGAACGCTTACCAGCGTTCAACCTCCAAAGCCGGTAACGGAGTATATTTTGACACATCCACACCACCGATGATAATCTTGCC includes these proteins:
- a CDS encoding four helix bundle protein — its product is MLKESKVFDLEERLIDFAVRIIRVAESLPKTKVGNHIAGQLIRCGTSPAPNYGEAQSAESRADFIHKMKVCLKELRETRIWLLMIVRASLMKSPSKLESLIDENNELISIFATSIKTAKQKNTKTS